From one Cupriavidus sp. P-10 genomic stretch:
- a CDS encoding GntR family transcriptional regulator, translating to MALPRFKEIENEIRERIVRNLLGPGAKLPSEAELMTEFAVSRITVRQALSGLHNAGLIEKVNGKGSFVTRPTDTPSLGALTGFYETARARGKLAYGKLASVRLVRAPAFVTSVLDLEPAEKVLSVSTVRFWDDAPVAYFTLLGREPLMRRMVQEDLETNDAMSVLENRLGYRFKESTMEASAVAAPADVARRLGVAEGEPLLRLRSTPYDIDGTPLLCAELLFRPDRYAYKWTLKR from the coding sequence GTGGCGCTGCCAAGATTCAAAGAGATCGAGAACGAAATCCGGGAGCGGATCGTCCGCAACCTGTTGGGGCCGGGCGCCAAGCTGCCGTCCGAGGCAGAACTCATGACGGAGTTCGCTGTGAGCCGGATCACCGTGCGCCAGGCGTTGTCGGGCCTGCACAATGCCGGGCTGATCGAGAAGGTCAACGGCAAGGGCAGCTTCGTCACGCGCCCGACCGATACGCCGAGCCTGGGGGCGCTGACCGGTTTCTATGAGACTGCCCGCGCGCGCGGCAAGCTGGCCTACGGCAAGCTGGCGTCGGTCAGGCTGGTGCGCGCCCCGGCCTTCGTGACGAGCGTGCTCGACCTGGAACCCGCGGAGAAGGTGTTGAGTGTGTCGACCGTGCGCTTCTGGGACGATGCGCCGGTAGCGTATTTCACGCTGCTGGGGCGCGAGCCGCTGATGCGTCGGATGGTGCAGGAAGACCTGGAGACCAATGATGCGATGTCGGTGCTTGAAAACCGCCTCGGCTACCGCTTCAAGGAGTCGACCATGGAGGCGAGCGCCGTGGCCGCGCCCGCGGACGTGGCCAGGCGCCTGGGCGTGGCCGAGGGCGAGCCGCTGCTGCGGCTGCGCAGCACGCCATACGACATCGACGGCACGCCGCTGCTCTGCGCCGAACTGCTGTTCCGCCCGGACCGCTACGCGTACAAATGGACGCTCAAGCGC
- a CDS encoding GMC family oxidoreductase — METQATTRAARATAEFDYIVIGAGSAGCAVAARLAEDRRVTVALLEAGPHDHHFSVWAPIGFANTVPKAGPRNYAYYTEPQAGLNGRRSYQPRGRGLGGSSSINGMLYVRGHRDDYDQWAALGCKGWGFDDVLPYFRRSEHNARLANDPLHGSDGPLHVSDLRSPNPFSQRFVEASLQAGMAPNADFNGQTQEGAGLYQVTQRNGERWNTARAYLHRGDAADKAFNGGRSGLSVLTDAQALRILFEGRRATGVEIVRNGEKQVLRARREIVLSTGAFNSPQLLMASGVGPAAQLRSLGIDVVHDLPGVGENLQDHLDIIVNKQLHSTDLFGQTAGGLLRMAGEVMRYRRHRTGMVTSNFAEAGAFIRSRPELSIPDVQLVFVVALVGNRNMEKRSKLGHGYSCHACVLRPRSRGHVRLRSADMREAPLIDPRFLSAEEDMAGMVAGVRAIRRIFAQPALAKHGGRELLTDDFGPDNSNEDAIRHFIRTHADTVYHPVGTCKMGIDDMSVVDAELRVHGIDGLRVADASVMPTLVGGNTNAPAIMIGEKAADLIRASAR; from the coding sequence TTGGAAACCCAGGCAACAACACGGGCCGCCCGCGCAACGGCGGAATTCGATTACATCGTGATCGGGGCCGGCTCGGCGGGCTGCGCCGTGGCCGCAAGGCTCGCCGAAGACCGGCGCGTGACCGTGGCGCTGCTCGAAGCGGGCCCGCACGACCACCACTTTTCGGTCTGGGCGCCCATCGGCTTTGCCAACACGGTGCCCAAGGCCGGGCCGCGCAACTACGCGTACTACACCGAGCCGCAGGCGGGCCTGAACGGCCGCCGTTCCTACCAGCCGCGGGGGCGCGGGCTGGGCGGCAGTTCGTCGATCAATGGCATGCTGTATGTGCGCGGCCATCGCGACGACTACGACCAATGGGCGGCACTGGGTTGCAAGGGCTGGGGCTTTGACGACGTACTGCCCTACTTCCGCCGCAGCGAGCACAACGCCAGGCTGGCCAACGATCCCCTGCACGGCAGCGACGGTCCGCTGCATGTCAGCGACCTGCGCTCGCCCAATCCGTTCTCGCAGCGCTTCGTCGAAGCGTCGCTGCAGGCAGGCATGGCGCCCAATGCCGATTTCAACGGGCAGACACAGGAAGGTGCCGGCCTGTACCAGGTGACGCAGCGCAATGGCGAACGCTGGAACACGGCGCGCGCCTACCTGCATCGCGGCGATGCCGCGGACAAGGCCTTCAACGGCGGCCGCAGCGGCCTGTCGGTGCTGACCGACGCGCAGGCGCTGCGCATACTGTTCGAAGGCAGGCGCGCGACAGGCGTGGAAATCGTGCGCAACGGCGAGAAACAGGTGTTGCGCGCGCGGCGCGAGATCGTGCTCAGCACGGGCGCCTTCAACTCGCCGCAGTTGCTGATGGCTTCCGGCGTCGGCCCGGCGGCGCAACTGCGCAGCCTTGGCATCGACGTGGTCCACGACCTGCCCGGCGTGGGCGAAAACCTGCAGGACCACCTCGACATCATCGTCAACAAGCAACTGCACTCGACCGACCTGTTCGGGCAGACCGCAGGCGGGCTGCTGCGCATGGCGGGCGAGGTCATGCGCTACCGGCGCCACCGCACGGGCATGGTCACCTCCAACTTCGCCGAGGCCGGCGCGTTTATCCGCAGCCGTCCAGAGCTGTCCATCCCTGACGTGCAACTGGTCTTCGTGGTGGCGCTGGTTGGCAACCGCAACATGGAGAAGCGCAGCAAGCTCGGCCACGGCTATTCGTGCCATGCCTGCGTGCTGCGTCCCAGGAGCCGCGGCCACGTGCGCCTGCGTAGTGCCGACATGCGTGAGGCGCCGCTGATCGATCCGCGCTTCCTGTCGGCCGAAGAGGACATGGCCGGCATGGTAGCCGGCGTGCGCGCCATCCGCCGCATCTTCGCCCAGCCGGCGCTGGCGAAACACGGTGGCCGCGAACTGCTCACCGACGATTTCGGGCCGGACAACAGCAACGAAGACGCGATCCGCCATTTCATCCGCACGCATGCGGACACCGTCTACCACCCGGTCGGCACCTGCAAGATGGGCATCGACGAC